From the genome of Rhodobacteraceae bacterium Araon29, one region includes:
- a CDS encoding deoxyribodipyrimidine photo-lyase produces the protein MRHQSAVIYWVRRDLRLSDNPALTAAVQSGKPVIPVVINDQLQQELGAAPKWRLGLGLEHFSAVLEKVGATLIFRSGEPHQVLEALINETGADHLVWNRMYETKAMIRDSALKKTLKQRGIKVDSFGGAVLFEPMSVETKTGGYYRVFTPYWNAVKNRDVTAPLPKVTTFNAPSEWPRSDKLSDWQMAKSMGRGVDVTRAYVQLGETEARSRLADFLQNDVAFYSQRRDIPSVHGTSGIAENLALGEISPRQCWHAALRAHFDGNAGAEAFLRQLVWRDFAYHLLYHTPHIAHSNWKPDWDKFPWSCDEDDPKVQAWKQGRTGVRFVDAAMREMYVTGRMHNRGRMIVASYLTKHLMCHWRIGQKWFEECLIDWDCASNAMGWQWAAGSGPDAAPYFRIFNPDTQLGKFDPDGVYQERWIAEIANDPTITATSYFDAIPKGWKLKPDLVYPDPVVTLSQGRQRALNAYENRCF, from the coding sequence ATGCGCCATCAGTCAGCGGTAATTTATTGGGTAAGGCGTGATTTGCGCCTTTCCGACAATCCAGCCCTGACTGCGGCTGTCCAATCCGGTAAGCCGGTGATCCCTGTTGTCATAAATGATCAATTGCAACAAGAGCTTGGTGCAGCGCCAAAGTGGCGACTGGGGCTTGGGCTTGAACACTTTTCAGCAGTGCTTGAAAAGGTTGGCGCCACTTTAATCTTCCGCTCTGGTGAGCCGCATCAGGTGTTAGAGGCCTTGATCAATGAAACTGGGGCGGATCATCTAGTGTGGAACCGGATGTACGAAACCAAAGCTATGATCCGGGACAGCGCCCTTAAAAAGACTTTAAAGCAGCGCGGTATCAAGGTCGATAGCTTTGGCGGGGCTGTTTTGTTTGAGCCAATGAGCGTTGAAACAAAAACTGGTGGCTATTACAGGGTTTTCACTCCGTATTGGAACGCAGTTAAAAATCGTGATGTTACTGCGCCTTTGCCCAAAGTGACTACATTTAACGCGCCCTCTGAATGGCCAAGATCAGATAAGCTAAGCGATTGGCAGATGGCGAAAAGCATGGGGCGCGGTGTAGATGTCACGCGCGCATACGTGCAACTTGGTGAAACAGAAGCCAGGTCCAGATTGGCGGATTTTCTACAAAATGATGTGGCGTTTTATTCCCAGCGCCGGGATATACCCTCGGTGCATGGCACATCTGGGATTGCGGAAAACCTTGCACTTGGGGAAATAAGCCCGCGGCAGTGCTGGCATGCGGCACTGCGTGCTCATTTTGATGGAAATGCAGGGGCTGAGGCGTTTTTGCGGCAGTTGGTCTGGCGCGACTTTGCCTATCATCTCTTGTACCATACGCCGCACATTGCCCATTCGAACTGGAAGCCGGATTGGGATAAATTCCCATGGTCATGTGATGAAGATGATCCCAAGGTACAAGCGTGGAAACAAGGGCGTACCGGCGTGCGTTTCGTAGATGCCGCCATGCGTGAGATGTATGTCACCGGCAGGATGCACAATCGCGGCCGGATGATTGTTGCCTCATATTTAACCAAGCATCTAATGTGTCACTGGCGCATTGGGCAAAAGTGGTTTGAGGAATGCCTCATAGACTGGGACTGCGCAAGCAATGCAATGGGGTGGCAATGGGCAGCCGGTTCCGGCCCGGATGCTGCGCCCTATTTTCGAATTTTTAATCCTGATACCCAACTGGGTAAATTTGACCCTGACGGCGTCTATCAAGAGCGTTGGATTGCAGAAATTGCAAATGATCCAACCATAACAGCAACGAGTTACTTTGATGCTATACCAAAAGGCTGGAAATTAAAACCAGACTTGGTTTATCCTGACCCTGTCGTCACTCTCTCCCAAGGCCGCCAAAGGGCTTTGAATGCTTATGAAAACCGTTGTTTCTAA
- a CDS encoding aminotransferase class V-fold PLP-dependent enzyme, with amino-acid sequence MGLDIDFVRSNFPAFEQSKLEGLAFFENAGGSYTCRQVIDRLYRFYTQRKVQPYGPYEPAQLGGAEMDEARTRLAALMGVETDELSFGPSTTQNTYVLAQAFGQWMQAGEAVVVTNQDHEANTGPWRRLADRGIEVREWRINPETGHLDPQDLAALLDDKVRLVCFPHCSNVVGEINQVADICAMAHASGAFVCVDGVSYAPHGLPNVAQMGADIYLFSSYKTYGPHQGIMVIRRALGETLPNQGHYFNEGSLYKRFTPAGPDHAQIAASAGMADYFDALYDHHFDGQASPADRGEAVHTLMRDQEKILLQPVLNYLRQKNSARLLGPDQAEHRAPTVAVDLGKPAREVAQKLSDYGIMAGGDNFYAVRALEGMGVNPDQGVLRMSFVHYTEQAEIDKLLNALDDII; translated from the coding sequence ATGGGTTTGGACATTGATTTCGTACGCAGTAATTTTCCGGCTTTTGAGCAAAGCAAACTGGAAGGGTTGGCGTTTTTTGAAAATGCAGGCGGATCTTATACCTGCCGTCAGGTGATTGACCGGCTTTATCGGTTTTACACGCAGCGCAAAGTTCAACCCTATGGTCCCTATGAACCAGCTCAATTGGGCGGGGCTGAAATGGATGAAGCGCGCACGCGTCTTGCGGCGCTCATGGGGGTTGAAACGGATGAATTAAGTTTCGGGCCGTCAACCACACAAAACACCTATGTTCTTGCACAAGCTTTTGGTCAATGGATGCAGGCAGGCGAGGCAGTTGTTGTCACCAACCAAGATCATGAAGCCAACACCGGTCCTTGGCGACGCCTGGCCGATCGCGGCATTGAAGTCCGTGAATGGCGCATAAATCCAGAAACCGGTCATCTTGATCCTCAGGATCTGGCGGCGCTTTTGGACGACAAAGTCCGTTTGGTGTGTTTCCCGCATTGCTCGAACGTGGTTGGCGAAATCAATCAGGTAGCGGACATATGCGCTATGGCGCACGCATCGGGGGCTTTTGTCTGCGTCGATGGGGTGAGCTATGCGCCGCATGGTTTGCCAAATGTTGCGCAGATGGGCGCAGATATTTATCTATTCTCGTCCTATAAAACCTATGGGCCGCATCAAGGGATTATGGTGATCCGGCGCGCATTGGGGGAAACCCTGCCCAATCAAGGGCATTATTTCAATGAAGGCTCGCTCTATAAACGTTTTACACCGGCCGGTCCGGATCATGCGCAAATTGCCGCCAGTGCGGGTATGGCGGATTATTTTGACGCGCTTTATGATCATCATTTTGATGGTCAAGCGTCACCTGCTGACCGCGGTGAAGCTGTTCATACGCTGATGCGTGATCAAGAAAAGATACTTTTGCAGCCTGTTCTAAATTATTTACGGCAGAAAAATTCGGCGCGACTGCTAGGTCCGGATCAAGCGGAACATCGCGCTCCGACCGTTGCTGTTGATCTAGGAAAACCAGCACGTGAAGTGGCGCAGAAATTATCAGACTACGGCATTATGGCTGGCGGTGATAACTTTTATGCGGTGCGCGCCCTTGAAGGGATGGGAGTAAATCCAGACCAAGGCGTTTTAAGAATGAGTTTTGTGCATTACACCGAGCAAGCGGAAATAGATAAATTATTGAACGCTTTAGACGATATTATTTGA
- a CDS encoding BCCT family transporter: protein MSLKPPFTELEITKEPSGFYKGTSLPIALISKISMTALVLWALIAPGNASNALSAINGTLLNSFNSFYIVAVGLFAFFLFLLAILPATGTKRLGGPDVKPEFSNFSWFSMMFGAGLGVGLMVFATAEPLGLWGSNPVVLSGSVAPYTQEAVQSAYRYTFLHYGFHAWSIYVLTGLSLAYYAYTRDMPLTIRSALTPLLGKAANGIIGHLVDVLGVIATILGVSVTIGFGVSQFVDGVYSVTGVGWLMNGDAEAPQPSTVGLIAALIIIMGLSILSAVSGVGRGIKYLSNLNLVLSIILLLTFVIFGSFFFAMTTFASGLFDYILNFVQMSFGAYSPQSPAAFAETLPEAIKALPQEDIAAVYGGATNAWGSLAGFAANLPEAVTSAEGFDASALYAAGEQGRQFGWQSGWTTFYWAWWIAFSPFVGLFLARISKGRTIREFILGCVIAPAIVCFLWMTILGATSIDLELNGDVNGALIGASNTAKLFVTLGYMISGGFLSAITVMCVVLIMTFLVTSADSGILVMNTIMSGGEQKTGIKHRIIWGLILTAVIGVLIIAGTSGAQADPFSTLQDAMIIGALPFTFIMVLMMISLGKALYRDNLREKSKASEA from the coding sequence ATGTCATTAAAACCACCATTTACAGAGTTGGAGATCACGAAGGAACCGTCCGGTTTTTATAAAGGGACTAGTTTACCAATTGCATTGATCAGCAAGATAAGCATGACGGCTCTTGTTCTATGGGCGCTGATTGCTCCGGGCAATGCCAGCAACGCTTTATCTGCGATCAACGGAACTTTGTTAAATAGCTTTAATTCTTTTTATATTGTCGCAGTTGGCCTTTTTGCATTTTTTCTGTTCCTCTTAGCAATTTTACCAGCCACTGGCACCAAACGTTTGGGCGGACCAGACGTTAAGCCGGAATTTTCCAATTTTTCTTGGTTTTCCATGATGTTCGGCGCCGGATTAGGTGTTGGATTGATGGTATTTGCAACCGCCGAGCCATTAGGTTTATGGGGATCTAATCCAGTGGTGCTAAGCGGCTCTGTGGCCCCATACACTCAAGAAGCAGTTCAATCTGCCTACCGCTATACCTTTTTGCACTATGGCTTTCATGCGTGGTCAATCTATGTGCTCACGGGGCTGTCTTTGGCCTATTACGCCTATACCCGCGATATGCCTTTAACCATTCGCTCTGCTTTAACACCTTTGCTGGGCAAAGCTGCAAATGGGATAATTGGCCATCTGGTAGATGTTTTGGGCGTTATCGCCACGATACTGGGTGTGTCGGTCACCATCGGTTTCGGGGTCAGCCAATTTGTTGACGGCGTTTATTCTGTTACGGGTGTTGGATGGTTGATGAATGGCGATGCAGAGGCTCCTCAACCGAGCACCGTTGGACTAATCGCGGCGCTCATCATCATCATGGGCTTATCAATTTTATCAGCTGTGTCAGGTGTAGGGCGCGGTATTAAGTACCTATCAAACCTTAACCTCGTTTTATCGATAATTTTGCTTTTGACCTTTGTGATTTTTGGCTCTTTCTTTTTTGCCATGACTACATTTGCCTCTGGGCTGTTTGATTATATCTTGAATTTTGTTCAGATGTCGTTTGGCGCTTATAGCCCTCAATCACCTGCAGCTTTCGCTGAAACACTACCAGAAGCCATCAAAGCTTTGCCCCAAGAGGACATAGCAGCTGTGTACGGCGGCGCAACAAATGCATGGGGGTCTTTGGCCGGCTTTGCAGCCAACCTTCCAGAAGCAGTCACAAGCGCTGAGGGCTTTGACGCCTCGGCCCTCTATGCGGCCGGCGAACAGGGGCGACAGTTTGGCTGGCAGTCAGGATGGACAACATTCTACTGGGCTTGGTGGATCGCCTTTTCACCTTTTGTGGGTTTGTTTTTGGCGCGAATTTCCAAAGGACGCACGATAAGGGAATTTATTCTAGGATGCGTGATTGCTCCGGCAATCGTCTGTTTCTTATGGATGACAATTCTTGGTGCAACATCAATCGACCTAGAACTAAATGGCGATGTAAATGGGGCTCTTATTGGCGCCAGCAATACAGCAAAACTATTTGTCACACTTGGTTACATGATATCTGGTGGTTTCCTATCTGCGATTACCGTCATGTGTGTAGTGCTAATAATGACCTTTCTTGTAACCTCGGCGGACTCTGGCATTCTAGTCATGAATACAATCATGTCAGGCGGTGAGCAAAAAACCGGCATCAAGCACCGCATTATCTGGGGCCTGATACTGACCGCAGTCATCGGCGTTCTGATCATTGCCGGCACGAGCGGGGCTCAGGCGGATCCATTTAGCACTCTGCAAGATGCTATGATCATTGGTGCATTGCCATTTACCTTTATCATGGTCCTGATGATGATTTCACTTGGAAAAGCGCTTTATCGCGACAACCTGCGGGAAAAATCAAAAGCTTCTGAAGCCTAA